The Carassius gibelio isolate Cgi1373 ecotype wild population from Czech Republic chromosome B12, carGib1.2-hapl.c, whole genome shotgun sequence genome has a segment encoding these proteins:
- the LOC127969272 gene encoding pancreatic secretory granule membrane major glycoprotein GP2-like, with the protein MRYLISLFVLLLLVNELTTSSSDPCYNYNTLNDYWRDIWQYLDTGYDDTLVEWSGWYRLYLNGESAQMSEWCVSNMRCGGYTGLYLNGSHPRVEDGVVTREVFGTNGYQCGFNTSTSIQVKACPGDYYIYKFVEPDVSIYRPTYCAVAFSSISSDPCYNYQYLDRPWRANNESGDYICDERFSWNGWYRLFYYGMNIQMSETCISSFSCNTYYNLWLNGPHPQIEDGVVTREVCAGSYWSSCCEYKSKPIRVKACPGNYYVYELVNPQFWCSGYCTDVNNISQVVSYVSSDNITGSNITLNYDPCNNYNKLDNHWRSTFNYWYWYGYINGLDDARVEWDGWYRLFINGSNAQMPEWCISSMSCGGYSSLWLGGSHPQLEDGVVTREVFGSHYDQCSYYKSEPIKVKACPGDYYVYKFTRPTVSIPAPVYCAVLFTIPIVDPCYNYTILDDPWRATNNPYDSNYYAYGMCDFNVEWNGWYRMFYNGQNTQMPESCVNQGMCGSYEPLWLNGSHPHLEDGVVTRQVCASTWSDCCGYKSHPIRVKACPGNYYVYEFVKTPFCTVYCADPCAELNCTEDEWCGEKNSVYGCLCSKNQTRPDSLDFSESCESSSGSMSVSRCQLFEAGFPADVLHLNDPSCRGTVRNGRVEFHFDNDEHICGTNLVANGTHFIYNNFILGTPRSEGLISREKILKLSFSCVYPQTQTLSMNVEINPLESVVHKTLPAGEGRYQVRMIPYEDDEFTRPFTGRVDAELDQKMNVEVRVEGVDNHQFASIMDMCWATPVNDPDYSLRWDLIVTECPNPNDDTVELLQNGVSTSSRFSFRMFIFTANSTKLYLHCAVHLCLMSSNRCSTDCNSGQQWRERRSLDFHDSASISMGPLMLSEGNRFIMWVPDQVKVSEASSLCASLMLLFIHLTSVLTLF; encoded by the exons ATGAGGTATCTGATCTCACTGTTTGTGTTGCTGCTGCTGGTTAATG AACTTACAACTTCCAGCTCTGATCCATGCTATAATTATAACACTCTCAATGACTATTGGAGAGACATATGGCAATATCTGGACACTGGCTATGATGACACCCTTGTTGAATGGAGTGGCTGGTATCGGCTTTATCTGAATGGAGAAAGTGCCCAGATGTCTGAGTGGTGTGTGAGTAATATGAGATGTGGTGGTTACACTGGACTGTATCTCAACGGTTCTCATCCAAGAGTTGAAGATGGAGTGGTGACCCGTGAAGTCTTTGGAACGAATGGGTACCAGTGTGGCTTCAACACATCCACATCCATCCAAGTCAAAGCCTGTCCAGGAGATTATTACATCTACAAATTTGTCGAGCCAGATGTGTCGATATACAGACCAACATACTGTGCAG TTGCTTTCAGCAGCATCAGCAGTGATCCCTGCTACAACTATCAGTATCTGGATCGTCCCTGGAGAGCCAACAATGAAAGTGGAGATTACATTTGTGATGAACGTTTCTCCTGGAATGGCTGGTACCGGCTTTTCTACTATGGAATGAACATCCAGATGTCAGAGACCTGTATTAGTTCATTCAGCTGTAACACATACTATAACCTGTGGCTCAATGGTCCTCATCCTCAGATAGAGGATGGAGTGGTGACTAGAGAGGTCTGTGCAGGGTCTTATTGGAGCAGCTGTTGTGAATACAAATCAAAACCCATCAGAGTGAAAGCGTGTCCAGGCAATTACTATGTCTATGAACTTGTTAATCCACAATTCTGGTGTTCAGGATACTGTACAG acGTCAACAACATTTCACAGGTGGTGTCCTATGTAAGTTCAGATAATATCACTGGATCCAACATCACTTTAA attatgACCCGTGCAATAACTACAACAAACTCGACAACCACTGGAGAAGCACATTCAATTACTGGTATTGGTACGGCTATATAAATGGACTTGATGATGCTCGTGTTGAATGGGATGGCTGGTATCGGCTCTTCATTAATGGATCAAATGCTCAGATGCCTGAATGGTGTATATCCTCCATGTCATGTGGAGGTTATAGTTCTCTGTGGCTTGGTGGATCTCATCCTCAGCTAGAAGATGGAGTTGTTACTCGTGAAGTTTTTGGTTCTCACTATGATCAGTGCAGTTACTACAAATCTGAACCAATTAAAGTCAAAGCTTGTCCTGGAGATTATTATGTCTACAAATTCACCAGACCAACAGTCTCAATCCCAGCTCCTGTGTATTGTGCAg TATTATTCACCATCCCAATTGTTGATCCCTGCTACAACTACACCATTCTTGATGACCCTTGGAGAGCCACAAATAACCCTTATGATAGTAACTATTACGCCTATGGCATGTGTGATTTTAATGTGGAGTGGAATGGCTGGTACAGGATGTTCTACAATGGTCAAAATACCCAGATGCCCGAATCATGTGTTAATCAAGGCATGTGTGGCAGTTATGAGCCACTGTGGCTCAACGGATCTCATCCACATCTGGAAGATGGAGTGGTCACCCGTCAGGTCTGTGCTTCCACATGGAGTGACTGCTGTGGTTACAAATCCCACCCTATACGAGTCAAAGCCTGTCCTGGAAATTACTATGTTTATGAATTTGTCAAGACACCATTTTGTACAGTTTACTGTGCAG ATCCCTGTGCTGAACTCAACTGCACAGAGGATGAATGGTGTGGAGAGAAAAACAGCGTATATGGCTGTTTGTGTAGCAAGAATCAGACCAGACCAGATTCTTTAG ATTTCTCAGAAAGCTGTGAAAGCAGCTCTGGCTCTATGTCTGTGTCTCGCTGTCAGCTCTTTGAGGCTGGTTTTCCAGCTGACGTCTTGCACCTCAATGATCCCAGCTGCAGAGGAACGGTGCGGAATGGCAGAGTGGAATTCCATTTTGATAACGATGAACACATCTGTGGCACAAATCTTGTG GCCAACGGCACCCACTTCATCTACAATAACTTTATTCTGGGGACACCGAGGTCAGAGGGTCTCATCAGCAGAGAGAAAATCCTCAAGCTTTCTTTCAGCTGTGTTTATCCTCAAACCCAAACACTTTCCATGAACGTGGAAATCAACCCACTGGAGAG TGTTGTGCACAAGACCCTCCCGGCTGGTGAAGGCAGATATCAGGTGCGGATGATTCCATATGAGGATGATGAGTTTACTCGTCCCTTCACTGGTAGAGTGGATGCAGAGCTGGACCAGAAGATGAATGTGGAAGTTCGTGTCGAAGGGGTGGACAACCATCAGTTTGCCTCAATTATGGACATGTGTTGGGCTACACCTGTGAATGATCCTGATTACAGTCTCCGCTGGGATCTCATCGTCACAGA GTGTCCCAATCCAAATGACGACACAGTGGAGCTGCTGCAGAACGGCGTCTCGACATCCAGCCGTTTCTCCTTCAGGATGTTCATCTTCACTGCAAACTCCACTAAGCTTTACCTGCACTGTGCTGTTCACCTGTGCCTTATGTCAAGCAATCGCTGCTCAACG GACTGTAACTCTGGACAGCAGTGGAGAGAGCGCAGGTCTCTGGACTTCCATGACAGTGCTTCTATATCCATGggtcctctgatgttgtctgaaGGGAACAG GTTTATAATG TGGGTCCCAGATCAAGTGAAGGTATCTGAGGCTTCTTCTCTATGTGCTTCTCTgatgcttttatttattcatctgacGAGTGTCCTGACCCTCTTTTag